DNA sequence from the Dreissena polymorpha isolate Duluth1 chromosome 3, UMN_Dpol_1.0, whole genome shotgun sequence genome:
TGGTATAAGTCCCCCTAGCATCAAGTTCTAAATAAACAGTCATACCCCTTACCAAATTTGGAGACTTACGGGAACGCCATCGCCATATTAGGAGACTGCTTGTACACCATAGAACGATATGAAACACATCCATATCGAAACCTCAAAGAATGGTTAAGTTTTAGATGTGgcataacaataaatatatacgAGTTTCCCACTCAACATATTCAGCATGGACTAGTTCCTCAAAGCGGTCTGGTCGATACCATGTTAAGATCCCAAGTTCTGAAACAACGttatgtcaaaatgctagtcTCTGCAAAACTCTTCTTGCGTTGAAAGCGTATTAAGTTTGTGAGAATAAATATCCTCAGTAAAGACATCGTTTTTGCACAATATAACACCAGCTAATAGATAGGCATTCTATTCAACGGCTGGAAAAGCGGACTACTTTGAGCGACAATTATTCAATGGCTGGAAAAGCGGATTACTTTAAACGGCAATTCTTCAATGGCTGTGCTAGTGGACTACTTTAAGCGGCAATTCTTAAATGGCTGGGAAAGCGGACTACTTGAAGCGGCAATTATTCAACGGCTGGGAAAGCGGACTACTTGAAGCGGCAATTATTCAACGGCTGAGAAAGCGGACTACTTGAAGCGGCAATTGGAAAACCAGTTTTATTTTAAGACACGCACAAGCAATTACATCAAATGAAGTAGTTATTCACAAATTTTAAATCATATGATGTGTTTTCTTGTTTGTAAATATACGATTTCAAATCAATTAAACCCGTTTTCCATTATATcttgaaaacatgtgtttttatctTAGGTAGGTTCATTATAAACGGAATGTTACAATACATAGGTCTTCCGGCTTCATCTATCTTTTCATTCATCACGTGTGACATCTGCTGATAATACATTACACCATGCAGAGTCATTCAATAGGCGCGTAacttaaactatttaataatcgCATCAATCAAGCGACTGTTCATTTCAACACGACAAGCGTTCTCCCACAGATAGCAACAACCGGCAGCCCACTTTCTTTGCGCACATGCTATTAACAACTTTAAAAGCACGAACTTTGGTTTTGGTTTTCTTAATATTCAATAGACAAAGAACGCTCTATTAACTTTTAATACCCCACCATTAAAAAGCAACATTTTCCGAACTTGAACAAGAATTTTAGTGAAACATAACGATACTATTAGGTTCATAATGGTAAAAACACGGATATTAAGTTTTTCAAGACGCTTATGACATGGGAATAATGCAACATAATCACTAAGACAGAAACTGTTGCAAACATTCAAAATAAAGATCGTTTTTAATCCCATCATCATACCCGCTTTCCTAAAACAACCTCGTTCGACCCGACGATATTTTTCAAAAAGACGATAATAAGGGAACAATTCTATTGAAGTGTATGAGTCGTGTTGATATAACACCAATCGCGTAATCGGATAAAGCCCTCTTCGACAAACCCTGCGCATAACATTTCCAACTCGTTGTCTGGCCGATATATAACgaaaattacaaaatatttttccGAAATAAATTATTCTATTTTATGTCTTAGATGCCCTACACATGAAGAATAACTTTGCTGCAAATCTCGTGTTTCTTTTTTGTGTGAAGTAATTTtgcttattttcaaaaataaataaatcgcgaactgtttattatattgattatattatttttaaattactgtACATCATATATACACTACACATAAGATGATTTCTAAATTCCATGGCGACCCATGCCGAAGAAACCTTTTTATATGTGCACCAATTTTTCTATAATTCATAAGATGAATATACAACATTTATCTTATCCTTGATATAGTTCGTACTATCACCATCGTGCCATCGTAATTGTCTAGTCATACCATTTCAGTAACGtgcattttctttataaaataatGCATGTACTAATATTACAAATTAAATGATACGTGTTACTATTTTGAATCTATAAGGGCCTTGTAATGATTCAATTACAATGACATAATTTATGACGGCGACTGGTCCATTAAACCATGATCGTACCATCGCAACATCGTTATTTGTGTATATTCAATTAGTCCGTGGTATAAGGGAATCAACAAATGTATAATTAAAACACACTTTGTCCTGAGTTGTCTATCATGGGCACTTGTATCAACAGGCagtatcaaagcgctgaaggcactaaagttgttcgctgttatataatcttagacgcaactcagttttcaaaattatgtcaggcctatagctttttatatcgcaagtttgaaatgaacacaaacccttcaaatttataaagagtgtgtcttaaagcacaggttgagctgtgtttttttccaaatcattaataaaaaggaTATTTTAAGCTTcatttgggaaaacagggcttaatgcatatacattaattgtcatcccagtaccagagactgtctttaaacgaaaaacaccaatCATGTGTCAgtgtgcacaggcaaatcttatttgacatgcattaagccccgttttccctgaaagaagccaatatgtacagatttcaatgataaacactagactggccaatgtcgtcttacaagctgttaagcactattgattaaatacacacactgcagtagtagagcagacgctcctagcattcgtcgtctgcattattttactgcaggtagtgaagacaggcagtggttatcgttcctagcgtagcttacagcagactgacttgcagttatcgttcctagcgtagctaaagcagactgacttgcaaaactgacTCTCTAAATtagttgtgagctaacgctcataaCTAAAAATCAGAGTACCACCTATAAATTGCAGCATACGATACATCAATACACAAGTATCTATCTAATCtgtttttcctttattttttctttataacTGGTCACATTAATTTGAACTATGTACTAACATTAATAACTAACGGAGTTTTTCCAGTCTTTTCCACAAACTTCAGCAGCCCTGTCGAAGTTAATGAAAGTGTTGCGGAGTTCACCATTGGGTGAAACAGAACACGCGCATAACTGCCATCGACAAGTCTGGAGTCCAAAACAAGTTTGACGTCATGAATGACGTCATTGATAATTCCAAACACTGTTACTGCACCCTGTGACAAACCAAGCTTGTCCTGTAGAACACTTTCGTCGGCGAAACGCAGACCGCCGGAAGCTCCGACGAGCTTCGCGAGATCGTTAAGCTTTATGTCGGCGTCGTGGGCGGCGCAGAACAGAAACAGTCGCTTCTTTTTGTCGCGTAGGAAGAGATTTTTTGCGAACATCCCTTCAACGTCTTTTAAGTGCGGCAATGCCGCCTCAACTGTAAAAACCTACGTCAATAACAGAAAAACTTAACCAGTAACTCCGTCTCCGTTGATACAATTTTATACAGCATGCATCAGATAAACGAACATCAGCATCTTAATATGAGATTTAACTTCTAGATAAGAGAGGCCGAAACATACCTAACGAACTACGCTTGAACCTAACCTacttacgctcgattggtcattgtcggctcaggtactacttaaatgtaaccCGTGAACTCTTAagcatacttaaatgtaccccgggtacggaaaatatactaacgaGTACTCGACCAATTAAAACTGTACCCGGATTATATTCCCGCCAAAGATCCGATGTCAGAAAACGCGCTTCGCAATACGCTACAAAATTCTTTTTTGAACAAAATCTGCAACAGCACGCTTTGGGTAGGAGTTCGATAATATAGAGACCATtttacataatattgacatatatattacataataaatttgaaaaaaaaagccgaCAGCGACCAATTTAAGGCTTAACTTCCTGGGTACgattcagtatattttccgtacccggtgtgcatttaagtatacttaagaatacccatATAGTAGTACCCGATTCGAAAATGACCAACCGAGCCCTACTAACTCGTCGTTTGCACAGAACGCTATGCCTAGGTTCAGTGTACAAACTGTTTCACCCTTAAGACACTTTAAGACCCAGGGTTGTCCTATTATATTGCACTAAAGCTTTGATATGTGTCGAGTTCACTATTACATATATGAAATatctattttatttcttaaatgcaGTTTCAGCTAAGAATGCTcgttaaacattaaacaaaaagaTGTCTCATATAGTGTATCCCTTGCCACGGGTAAACTGTTTACAAAAGGGTACAATAAGAATATTCAATTgaaattttgaagaaaacatgTTGGCTAAAACGCACGCATACTTAAGAACTGGGTGCTTGTGACCTATCCCTTATTCTCAGAGTATCGGTCCTCCTCATTGTATCGTGCCTTTGACGATATACCCTCAAGAAGTGCTGGGCAGtaaatgtttttccatttttagaagttttaatttatttgctgttaATTAATGTCTATTACGACGATCTTTATCAGGATTTCCgtttttcatttgaaagtaggtcatgtttattagAGGCCGATATTAAAATTACACAAAAGTGTGTTAGtctgttttttatttattaatagtttcatcaaatgttgtataagccgcttatttatgaaaaaaaatatacaagagAAACAGGAACAAGAGTTACGTTTTTCTATGAAGACACTATTTACAGAAAAAGAACATGCACATAATAAAAACCTtggcaaccaatcagaagggtcgATATTATGAGAAACGGTGTACATGATACTGCTTACTACAAGGGGCTTAGTCTCGCCAGTATTTTGGCAAAACATTACCAATTTTAATGTAGTTTTTGTCCGAGAAAACACATTAAACTATAGATTGacgtataaaaatatatgtttttcaatcttttcacttaaaatatttaggtGTTTACATTAAGAGGACCGATACTACGGATACACATGCTAAAGTGTATCGGCTAGAGCCAAATATAAGACCATACAGTCATAAATTAAAGTTGGCGCTAACATAAAAGGTACACATTTTAAAGAAAGCATTATTACAAACCTCGGGGTGTTCAAATGTGTCAAAATCGATACCCCATTGTCTTAATTGATTTTCAAGTCCTTTCCTGTCAACTAGATTCCCAGCcatggtcatttgtttacatttgtaaaataatactttgTCGTGTAAATGCAGACAGGTTAGATGCAACTAATTGTTGGGTCGTAACATTGTTAATTTAAAGTATCATTCTTTGGAAATGTTGCGTACATGAAAAACTCGTCATCTTATGTATAGCGTTATTGCAATATCGTAAATGCCACATAGGAATACACAACAAGTTTTGTAAAAAAGCACACCTTGTGAAACCGAAAATAAACGacatctaaaaatagaacaagcCTAAAGCTATAAATATGTGCACGCTTCGGTGAACGACAAAAAGCATGAACGAGTGGATCATGTGGTAAATTATCGTCTGAAATCAACGCGGATTGTTGTTATCACTGTGTGTATAAACATTCCCTTTGACGGATACTACATAGTTTTTATCGTGTGTCggattttttgtttcatttgaataaatGTGGCATGGCAGATCCGGAAGAAAATAAGTTCATAAAGTGCGTCGTCGTCGGCGATGGTGCTGTCGGCAAGACATGCATGCTCATGAGTTACGCAACGAACAAATTCCCGACGGAATATGTACCGACGGTCTTCGATAATTACGCAGGTACGGGTGTTCGTTACATCGATATTGTCGTcttattcatgttttattttgggGTCAAAATTTTGAATTTGGATTCAATTAATACCACAGTCACACATACTTCATGTATATGTTGAACTCGTATCATCTAAatttaaaaatacttaattttaaGTAAAAGTTTGACAAATACATTCAGATCGTAGACGTAGTCACATGTGTAACgcatgtttataacattttaagtGTACTGCATGTTTGTAAGGCATTTGCTTTTTATTACAACTCTCGTTATCGAAACTTGTACACAGTGACACGCACAACAATCGGCACAattaaattcaattcaattcaatttttattttaagtcggtgcATACATGGCACAAAATCTttttagaaggagtgctgtatcgaAAGAAGAACATTCACTTCTACATCAAATTTACTGTACTTCGGAACGGGGTTTCGACATTGAAGCCCAGTCTTGTTAAATCTCATGATGATGACCTAGCGTTTGTCTAATCTAAATCCATTATCTTGTCAATATCGTATAACATGAAGGTAATTAATAGGTACGATCTCCAGACGTATCTGCGGTCACCATGTAAATCGGCGTGACAGAGACATTTACACTTGCAGCCCCGGGGGGCCATACCTTTGCTTTCCGTCTCGTTAATTACACGGCTGTTAATCACTTGCGCCACTGCATATTGGAGATGTATTAGTAAACCGGCTAATGATACCTTTGAAGTGGCGCTAAGAACCGGACGTTTGCAATAAATGACGTAGAAATCTAGAGAGTGAGTAGTTTTTTTCATAACACGTCTCATTAGTTTAAGAATTGGACAATGTCCTTTGATACGGCGAGGAAAACATCTTTCAAACATGTACAGAAACATTCAAACACTCGTGTTTGGAAACGTGATGACCTTTCTGAGTTGTGACATTTAGTGGAATTGAAATAACACACAAAACAAATCGATAGTTTAGCCTGCGCGCAGATAAAATTTTACCCATTAACACTAACATTGGCTACTGGTAATATTGTCATACAACTTATAGGATTGTCATTCCTACatcgtgcattggcgccaccttctGTTCTGGATGCCATCCCTTTTGCACTTATCCCACCTTTTGTAggtataacataaaatatttagtaGATCGATTACAAGcaaatttttttatgccccccggatcgaaagatcggtggcatattgtttttggcctgtctgtctgtctgtctgtctgtctgtctgtctgtatgtctgtctgtctgtctgtctgtctgtctgtctgtctgtctgtctgtctgtctgtctgtctgtctgtctgtctgtctgtcattcattcattctttgtgtgtgtcccaaaactttaaccttggttaaaggtttgcaataacttttgcattattgaagatagcaacttgatatttggcaagcatgtgtatctcatggagctgcacattttgagtggtgaaaggtcaaggtcaaggtcatccttcaaggtcaaatgtcaaatatatggcttcaaagcggcgcaatagggggcattgtgtttctgacaaacacatctcttgttttaatgcTGCAACttcttttatgtttttaaacttaATGTTTGATGTAATTAAGATTTAAATGTGTGGAAATTtgcttttcaaacaaacatttttgcTCTTCACACAGGTAAATGTTCGACGTGCTTTTTAAAATTCTGCCATGTCAAAAAAGTATATAGGTCCTCACTTTTCCTAATGGCTTGCGATTTTATGTTCTAGGAGGTTACTCGATGAGTTAATTTCGATGGTGCGCAGTAAATTATCCGATTGTTTAACTgagcaaaatataaaaaactcATAAAATATTCACCCGAAATCATTGCATCGTTTCTTAAAAAATCTTCAGGTTCTTTGCGCCAAATCGAAAGTATCGTGAGTTTTTTTTAATGCGTCTCAAAACGAGGTGGCTTCAATGATTAATGGCCGTGAATTGTGCTTGCGCTATACGCCATTTACAAACTAGGGTACGTCCACACATGAGTTTCTGTATTATTAGAGGCGAGAAAATCACAGTTAGTTGGGTTGTTGTGTTTTGGTAGGGTTTGTACACTCCTCGAAGATAATAGGtcaatttaatattattacaaCCTCAACGATTTGATTGCCTCAATAATAAAAGCAAATTGCAAGTAACCGCCGTTAGTCAGTCGTTTAAGATGGTGGTTTCTGCAATGAAAAAATAAATGACGTTAGAAATACTCATTATGTATAACAGCGGATGAAATAGTTGGTTTATACAGGTGTGTTATTTGAATGAATGCAATTGTCGACATTTAAATATTAGAGATAACGCgacaataatttataataaaacagcAAAACATGAGGGTCTATTATATGTCCACACATGACAGTGCACGTTGTTACCAAAGCTTGGCTTTAAACGGGTATTTTCCGTTTTTGACCCAGATACACATTTGTTACGTTTGACCTACGTGATCACGTAATTTACTTCTGCAACAACAGCATCACATAAATTTCAAAGCAACACCAAGCACAACCTTAActtatgctgctactgctgctgctgctgctgtatCTGCTTATTCTTTTATAAATTTCTGTAAAAGCGACTTCATTTAGTGCACATGTTTTTTTCTCTACCCCAAACTGTGAAATTATTCCCTTTTTATACAAATCTAATAAACAAACGCGTAGGCACATATTTGCATCGTTATGTACGTTATGTAGTCCATTCAAGTCTTGAGCAGACACTATtgctttattatcccccgccagaggcggagggatattgttttggcgttgtccgtccgtccgtccgtccgtccggctgtccgtccgtccgtccggcacttttgtgtctggagccatatcttggaagttctttggtggatttcatttaaacttggtatgagtatatatatgcataagaggatgatgcacgccaaatggcattgtacaccatctgttaaaaacagacttatggccctttgtatcttgaaaaaaatgctttttagtgtccgaagccatatcttggaagttctttggcggatttcattgaaacttggtatgagtatatatatgcataagaggatgatgcacgccaaatggcattgtacaccatctgttaaaaacagacttatggccctttgtatcttgtttGATTTGACATTTACCGTTTTCATTTTGAAAAGGAGATAGAAAAAGGCCagaaataaataatgtaatatgcGTCCGCCAAGAAATCTTATTTTAACCTTTGCTAAATGAGTCCTTTTAACTGTctaaaaacgtttttgtgataTCATTATTTCGTGTATTGGTATGATGAAAATACGATTTTAGGTAATAAATAAGAAGACCATATCgttaaaacaataattgaaaGTTGATACAAACACCGGTATGAGGTCGTTGGCTTAGTTTAACAATGGGTACAGATGGTGAGGTCATCTAACATTAGAGCGATATTTTGAACAATATAAGCAATGCAACGGCCTATTTTGTTCAATTCACGAGTCAAACTCGGATAAAAAATGTGAAAGGTCACGTAATGTCAATGTCCTGTATAGCACACCCTGTGAAAATGAGTTTActatgcagtgctccagctaggcctaaatcgaagggcgccgcgccctgccctcccgaacctccgccctgcccccccgaacctccgccctgccccccccccctaaaaaaaaaaaaaaaaaatttttttttttttttttttttacatatgatcattcataaatctcttattacattgtaactagtttaatcctcattgtagacattatatttgaatggtttaataataatgggattaatacaattatttataacatataaatgaacatgcaatagaaagcattccagaaacacccgcgcgctcgaacgtgcccttttcacaaaatactgcgcgtcaaaagtgcccttttcacaaaatactgcgcgtcaaaagtgcccttttgacaaaaagcccccctgcccttttcaaatcctagctggagcactgctatgTCCGTGCCATTCCAAAAATCATCGGAAATGACACATAGACAACTAACTAATTTGTGGTTTTAAAGTTGTTCTCAATTTCATCATATGTTTTAAAATGCGCGGTCACGAAGAGAAATACATGTACGATTATTTAAACGTATGTTCTGTTTATTCGTAAACACACATGTGTAATTGGCGTTTGCTTGTTGAAAATAGGAAGTTAAATCACGGATGAAGAGTTGCTTGTTGAAAATAGGAAGATAAACCACGGATGTCGAGAGatttgaacataatattttatttttttttcaaatggtcAATAcgtcattattttatatttcattggCCACTTTAAGTAACTGTCATCAAAATTGCATACGAGCAGATTTAGTGAAGAAAATTCTTGATTTCGAAATtcctattaattgttttattttttataaattaattcaaAAATTTATTTAGCAATTCGTAATTGCTTTATTGATGGGACGACAATAACGTGCTGAAGAATATTATATACAAGTAAGGGGCGCTttgtgaaaacggggctaaatgcatgagtttaaagtgtcgtcccagattagcctatgcagtccgcacagggacgacactttccgcttttattgcatttttctttgaaaataaatatcaCCTCTATGACAGTATAGGCGgacagtttcgtccctgattggcctctGTGGGCggcaaggcttatctgggacgacactaaacgtttttttagagcgaggctcaaatataaaGTTTTTCATAGCTTGTATCAATGTCCATCCATGAGGATGACGTTTGTTACTTTGATACTGAACGTGATATTGCACGTTTTACTATTCAAGCTCTTACAgattataaactagaaatggcgcggcagaggccaacgcgtatccacacgccgcatgtttgacccagggggtacaccaggattggtaatggggccatgcatagtagagattgaccgcattgtcataagagatgtttagtatcaatttgaagtaaatcggtatagaaaatgaagaagttaataaaaaaacaacataaaacaagcgatgtgtttgtcagaaacataattcccccctcctgcgccgctttgatttttttatcatttggctgATTCACTAATTACCGCCctttacctccctttaaagcttacaACTTCCcttagatttgtttttttgacctttgaccgtgaaagatgaccttgacctttcaccattcaaaatgtgcagctccatgagatacacatgcttgccaaatatcaagttgctatcttcaatatagcaaaatatattaccaatgcaccataccgggagcataaaaatgagtgaaaatctctgacccgaccCCACCCCAATCCCATAACCTTTGACtgaggggtcagatcaaaattccaaatagtgcagggtcgcacatttTCTCATAGCTACcctgtgtgtaagtttcaaggttctagtgcttatagtgtaggaggagatagttgccaggacggacggacagacggacggtggagataacctcaatatccccacgcttttcaagaAGCGTCGGGATAATAAAGAAGTTCTGATTTCCTGGGTTCTTTATTGTTTGAAGAATTCGGAAAATAGAAAATGCACGCAGTACATACTGTGAAACTGTACGATTTTTTGTAAAGACAAAGGAAGTGCTTTAGTTCTGTTTGTGACACATAATACTAATCGCAGAAGGCTAAACTAAAATAAAGACTAATTTTATTTCCAATTACTGTTCTAAAATTCATGCTTACTAATTCCAAATCATTCTAAAATGAGGATTTTATTTAATCGAAATAGCGATCGACATGTTAACGGATAATTATTGATGATTGCATAACTCGTATTGGGTTAAACACAGTAGCAAAACTTTCTACTACAATTCATATGCATAATTTGCTTATGCATAATCCTGTTAATAACTTGATTTAAACCAATCCCGCACGTAAATATTGGTTGTGAGCGGGTCCCGCATGACTGGGTTACATTGGAGATTAAGGTGTTCCTTATTTGAATACATGCCGTGGGATTAtgaatatacaaatatttgtgaACCTGTGTCGTCTGAGTCATGGGTCGATTTGTTATCTGTGAACAGCAAATACTGTCTAATGTCACGTCAAATGCGACGAGTCTGTGTGTATATTTACATGTAGATTTTGATGTGAAGTAAACGCATCATGCACAGCTATATTCTTATTGGTGTATTTTTGcgttttaatgaaattcttaTAACAAGGCTGACATATCAGTATTCCACTTTTAAAATTCAGCTGTTCATCTTTTGACAAACCGTTGAAGATTGCAGTCAACTTTTTAAATTCGAACGTGCAGTTAAAGATCAAAGTGTATATTCGCCTTTTGTTTACTGAGTTTTAATATATCTTATTTATGTTAGAGATACACGAATGCCTATATGTTAGCCTCATTATGacaatttgtgtcttgttctgtgaaagctggtcatattgcatgtgcttaaagtgtcgtcccagattagcctgtgcagtccgcacaggctaatcagggacgacactttccggctaaacttgattttcggtaaggagggacttcattgaaactaaaaataccattaaagcggaaagtgtcgtccctgattagcctgtgcgaactgcacatgctaatctgggacgacactgtacgcacacgaattaagcccagttttctcagaacaagacacatatggaTCCCGTCATATTTAACATCGTTTAAACAATTTAAGCCTTGCTctgtccgcacaggttaataagGACGACCATTTgcgcttttattgatttttttttcaaatccagagtctcttctgaacaaaaatcaagtcttttCGGCACGTAAAGTTTCTTCccactttacacgcatgcatttaAAAGTgtcttccaccattttgggaatgggccgggtccctttgcatttttaaaatgtCATCGTTTTGTCTAAAATTTGGAAAGTGTTGTTGATTTTTAACTAACACAAATACGCTACGCTAACATTTAGAGCAAAcgttatttcaatattgttttaactaagcTTCAACAAATAGAGCTGGAATTGGGATGAATGAAATGTTGAGACttattaattttgaacaaaaaaggCAAACACACATTGCATCAAGTCCGATTTGCCCagagtgcgcgactcattttaaTTGAACAATCTTTAAGAAGAAGCATACTTACTTAGCCCCAACTGTTATGTGTTACTTAAAAGAAATGATATTttaga
Encoded proteins:
- the LOC127873270 gene encoding prolyl-tRNA synthetase associated domain-containing protein 1-like; this encodes MTMAGNLVDRKGLENQLRQWGIDFDTFEHPEVFTVEAALPHLKDVEGMFAKNLFLRDKKKRLFLFCAAHDADIKLNDLAKLVGASGGLRFADESVLQDKLGLSQGAVTVFGIINDVIHDVKLVLDSRLVDGSYARVLFHPMVNSATLSLTSTGLLKFVEKTGKTPLVINVST